One genomic window of Danio rerio strain Tuebingen ecotype United States chromosome 24, GRCz12tu, whole genome shotgun sequence includes the following:
- the si:ch211-40k21.9 gene encoding THAP domain-containing protein isoform X1 yields the protein MSCSALSCKNRPSPGTGISFHRFPLDDKDRLQKWLLNLRRDNFQPSPSARICSQHFEDGCFFTNNHGKLCLSKSAVPTLFYYPISFRSWRKYWSKRMVVSEEEKSGDGSRGTLHAVETTDDHHKPEPTAACFGTPQTLLKTEPRSRFVEVDVILNESIKEEDDDIGLDMPDTNVSPVIYPSEVCVVAVRQDHCYYSSSSNTDGTNAAGNQESESAEMLRHKLHVVLSKIKVFRKTMKIKNQMIRRLKSRVLSLKANVKTERLQREKMQVTLSKLQKDLDCRLQPKPKNPDL from the exons atgTCGTGTTCAGCTTTGAGCTGTAAAAATCGACCGTCACCAGGGACTGGCATAAGTTTTCATCG CTTCCCATTAGACGATAAGGACCGGCTGCAGAAATGGCTGCTGAATCTCAGACGGGACAATTTCCAGCCGTCTCCATCTGCGCGCATATGTTCGCAACACTTCGAAGACGGCTGCTTCTTCACGAACAATCACGGGAAACTCTGCCTTTCCAAAAGCGCCGTCCCTACCTTATTTTACTACCCCATTTCTTTTCGCTCGTGGCGTAAATACTGGTCAAAGCGCATGGTTGTAAGTGAGGAGGAGAAATCCGGTGATGGTTCTAGGGGCACTTTACATGCTGTAGAGACTACAGATGACCACCATAAACCAGAACCCACAGCAGCTTGTTTCGGGACCCCACAAACCCTGCTTAAAACTGAGCCCAGGAGCAGGTTTGTGGAGGTGGATGTTATCTTGAATGAGTCTATaaaagaagaagatgatgatatTGGATTAGATATGCCGGACACTAATGTGAGCCCAGTGATTTACCCCAGTGAGGTTTGCGTGGTCGCAGTTCGACAGGATCACTGCTATTATTCCAGTTCTTCAAACACAGATGGGACAAACGCAGCAGGGAATCAGGAGAGCGAATCGGCGGAGATGCTTCGGCACAAACTGCATGTGGTTCTGAGCAAGATTAAAGTCTTCAGGAAAACCATGAAGATCAAGAACCAGATGATCAGACGCCTGAAGAGCAGAGTGCTGTCGCTGAAGGCCAACGTGAAGACTGAAAGATTGCAGAGAGAGAAAATGCAAGTTACATTGAGCAAGTT
- the si:ch211-40k21.9 gene encoding THAP domain-containing protein isoform X4 — protein sequence MVVSEEEKSGDGSRGTLHAVETTDDHHKPEPTAACFGTPQTLLKTEPRSRFVEVDVILNESIKEEDDDIGLDMPDTNVSPVIYPSEVCVVAVRQDHCYYSSSSNTDGTNAAGNQESESAEMLRHKLHVVLSKIKVFRKTMKIKNQMIRRLKSRVLSLKANVKTERLQREKMQVTLSKLQKDLDCRLQPKPKNPDL from the coding sequence ATGGTTGTAAGTGAGGAGGAGAAATCCGGTGATGGTTCTAGGGGCACTTTACATGCTGTAGAGACTACAGATGACCACCATAAACCAGAACCCACAGCAGCTTGTTTCGGGACCCCACAAACCCTGCTTAAAACTGAGCCCAGGAGCAGGTTTGTGGAGGTGGATGTTATCTTGAATGAGTCTATaaaagaagaagatgatgatatTGGATTAGATATGCCGGACACTAATGTGAGCCCAGTGATTTACCCCAGTGAGGTTTGCGTGGTCGCAGTTCGACAGGATCACTGCTATTATTCCAGTTCTTCAAACACAGATGGGACAAACGCAGCAGGGAATCAGGAGAGCGAATCGGCGGAGATGCTTCGGCACAAACTGCATGTGGTTCTGAGCAAGATTAAAGTCTTCAGGAAAACCATGAAGATCAAGAACCAGATGATCAGACGCCTGAAGAGCAGAGTGCTGTCGCTGAAGGCCAACGTGAAGACTGAAAGATTGCAGAGAGAGAAAATGCAAGTTACATTGAGCAAGTT
- the si:ch211-40k21.9 gene encoding THAP domain-containing protein isoform X3, translating into MSCSALSCKNRPSPGTGISFHRFPLDDKDRLQKWLLNLRRDNFQPSPSARICSQHFEDGCFFTNNHGKLCLSKSAVPTLFYYPISFRSWRKYWSKRMVVSEEEKSGDGSRGTLHAVETTDDHHKPEPTAACFGTPQTLLKTEPRSRFVEVDVILNESIKEEDDDIGLDMPDTNVSPVIYPSEVCVVAVRQDHCYYSSSSNTDGTNAAGNQESESAEMLRHKLHVVLSKIKVFRKTMKIKNQMIRRLKSRVLSLKANVKTERLQREKMQKDLDCRLQPKPKNPDL; encoded by the exons atgTCGTGTTCAGCTTTGAGCTGTAAAAATCGACCGTCACCAGGGACTGGCATAAGTTTTCATCG CTTCCCATTAGACGATAAGGACCGGCTGCAGAAATGGCTGCTGAATCTCAGACGGGACAATTTCCAGCCGTCTCCATCTGCGCGCATATGTTCGCAACACTTCGAAGACGGCTGCTTCTTCACGAACAATCACGGGAAACTCTGCCTTTCCAAAAGCGCCGTCCCTACCTTATTTTACTACCCCATTTCTTTTCGCTCGTGGCGTAAATACTGGTCAAAGCGCATGGTTGTAAGTGAGGAGGAGAAATCCGGTGATGGTTCTAGGGGCACTTTACATGCTGTAGAGACTACAGATGACCACCATAAACCAGAACCCACAGCAGCTTGTTTCGGGACCCCACAAACCCTGCTTAAAACTGAGCCCAGGAGCAGGTTTGTGGAGGTGGATGTTATCTTGAATGAGTCTATaaaagaagaagatgatgatatTGGATTAGATATGCCGGACACTAATGTGAGCCCAGTGATTTACCCCAGTGAGGTTTGCGTGGTCGCAGTTCGACAGGATCACTGCTATTATTCCAGTTCTTCAAACACAGATGGGACAAACGCAGCAGGGAATCAGGAGAGCGAATCGGCGGAGATGCTTCGGCACAAACTGCATGTGGTTCTGAGCAAGATTAAAGTCTTCAGGAAAACCATGAAGATCAAGAACCAGATGATCAGACGCCTGAAGAGCAGAGTGCTGTCGCTGAAGGCCAACGTGAAGACTGAAAGATTGCAGAGAGAGAAAATGCAA
- the si:ch211-40k21.9 gene encoding THAP domain-containing protein isoform X2, translating to MSCSALSCKNRPSPGTGISFHRFPLDDKDRLQKWLLNLRRDNFQPSPSARICSQHFEDGCFFTNNHGKLCLSKSAVPTLFYYPISFRSWRKYWSKRMVVSEEEKSGDGSRGTLHAVETTDDHHKPEPTAACFGTPQTLLKTEPRSRFVEVDVILNESIKEEDDDIGLDMPDTNVSPVIYPSEVCVVAVRQDHCYYSSSSNTDGTNAAGNQESESAEMLRHKLHVVLSKIKVFRKTMKIKNQMIRRLKSRVLSLKANVKTERLQREKMQKDLDCRLQPKPKNPDL from the exons atgTCGTGTTCAGCTTTGAGCTGTAAAAATCGACCGTCACCAGGGACTGGCATAAGTTTTCATCG CTTCCCATTAGACGATAAGGACCGGCTGCAGAAATGGCTGCTGAATCTCAGACGGGACAATTTCCAGCCGTCTCCATCTGCGCGCATATGTTCGCAACACTTCGAAGACGGCTGCTTCTTCACGAACAATCACGGGAAACTCTGCCTTTCCAAAAGCGCCGTCCCTACCTTATTTTACTACCCCATTTCTTTTCGCTCGTGGCGTAAATACTGGTCAAAGCGCATGGTTGTAAGTGAGGAGGAGAAATCCGGTGATGGTTCTAGGGGCACTTTACATGCTGTAGAGACTACAGATGACCACCATAAACCAGAACCCACAGCAGCTTGTTTCGGGACCCCACAAACCCTGCTTAAAACTGAGCCCAGGAGCAGGTTTGTGGAGGTGGATGTTATCTTGAATGAGTCTATaaaagaagaagatgatgatatTGGATTAGATATGCCGGACACTAATGTGAGCCCAGTGATTTACCCCAGTGAGGTTTGCGTGGTCGCAGTTCGACAGGATCACTGCTATTATTCCAGTTCTTCAAACACAGATGGGACAAACGCAGCAGGGAATCAGGAGAGCGAATCGGCGGAGATGCTTCGGCACAAACTGCATGTGGTTCTGAGCAAGATTAAAGTCTTCAGGAAAACCATGAAGATCAAGAACCAGATGATCAGACGCCTGAAGAGCAGAGTGCTGTCGCTGAAGGCCAACGTGAAGACTGAAAGATTGCAGAGAGAGAAAAT
- the si:ch211-40k21.9 gene encoding THAP domain-containing protein isoform X5, giving the protein MVVSEEEKSGDGSRGTLHAVETTDDHHKPEPTAACFGTPQTLLKTEPRSRFVEVDVILNESIKEEDDDIGLDMPDTNVSPVIYPSEVCVVAVRQDHCYYSSSSNTDGTNAAGNQESESAEMLRHKLHVVLSKIKVFRKTMKIKNQMIRRLKSRVLSLKANVKTERLQREKMQKDLDCRLQPKPKNPDL; this is encoded by the coding sequence ATGGTTGTAAGTGAGGAGGAGAAATCCGGTGATGGTTCTAGGGGCACTTTACATGCTGTAGAGACTACAGATGACCACCATAAACCAGAACCCACAGCAGCTTGTTTCGGGACCCCACAAACCCTGCTTAAAACTGAGCCCAGGAGCAGGTTTGTGGAGGTGGATGTTATCTTGAATGAGTCTATaaaagaagaagatgatgatatTGGATTAGATATGCCGGACACTAATGTGAGCCCAGTGATTTACCCCAGTGAGGTTTGCGTGGTCGCAGTTCGACAGGATCACTGCTATTATTCCAGTTCTTCAAACACAGATGGGACAAACGCAGCAGGGAATCAGGAGAGCGAATCGGCGGAGATGCTTCGGCACAAACTGCATGTGGTTCTGAGCAAGATTAAAGTCTTCAGGAAAACCATGAAGATCAAGAACCAGATGATCAGACGCCTGAAGAGCAGAGTGCTGTCGCTGAAGGCCAACGTGAAGACTGAAAGATTGCAGAGAGAGAAAAT